One segment of Aquimarina sp. BL5 DNA contains the following:
- a CDS encoding UBP-type zinc finger domain-containing protein, giving the protein MGFKTKTCNHLQNLDVQNIKKTNNYECSECIKTGGSWVHLRTCQECGVTLCCDSSPNRHASNHYANHNHPAVISAEPNEKWAWCYEHKSFKKY; this is encoded by the coding sequence ATGGGGTTTAAAACTAAAACTTGTAATCATCTTCAAAACTTAGATGTACAAAACATCAAAAAAACTAATAATTATGAATGCTCAGAATGCATAAAAACAGGAGGTAGTTGGGTACATCTTAGAACTTGTCAGGAGTGTGGAGTTACCTTATGCTGTGATTCGTCACCTAATAGACATGCTAGTAATCATTATGCAAATCATAACCATCCTGCAGTGATCTCCGCCGAACCTAATGAAAAATGGGCGTGGTGTTATGAACATAAGAGTTTTAAGAAATATTGA
- a CDS encoding NAD(P)/FAD-dependent oxidoreductase, whose product MQTKNIAIVGSGLAGSLLAIYLRKRNHQVTVFDRRPDIRQIQFSGRSINLAMSVRGWKALDRVGIGEEIRKLAIPMGKRTMHVNGQSEYHQYYGKEGEAIYSISRGVLNRKMITLAEESGVVFRFNEKVWDVNLPEAKIYTGETEKGEWKEYQYDMIFGCDGAFSRVRHKMQRRSRFDYSQDFLDAGYKELGIPANTDGTHKLDKNSLHIWPRGKFMLIALPNLDGSFTCTLFMPHEGENSFESLTNDDEVIEFWKLHFPDTIEFMPTLLKDFKNNPTSALVTMKCYPWTYWDKVALVGDSAHAIVPFYGQGINAGFEDISVLDDIIEAYRGENWQEIFEKYQESRKPNADAIAELSYRNFMEMSSKTADPEFILRKKIEKRFSEKYPDKWIPLYTRVTFTNRPYAEALDIGDQQAKVMDEVMKLDNIEDIWDTDEVSQEIINRLDIYKINTKSITQ is encoded by the coding sequence ATGCAAACAAAAAACATAGCTATTGTAGGAAGTGGTTTAGCTGGTTCACTATTAGCAATTTATCTAAGAAAGCGTAATCACCAAGTCACAGTATTTGACAGAAGACCAGATATTAGACAAATCCAATTTAGCGGTCGTTCTATTAATCTTGCGATGTCTGTTCGAGGTTGGAAAGCATTGGATAGGGTTGGTATTGGAGAAGAAATCAGAAAACTGGCAATTCCAATGGGTAAAAGAACCATGCACGTTAATGGTCAGTCCGAATATCATCAATATTATGGTAAAGAAGGGGAGGCTATCTATTCTATTTCTAGAGGAGTATTAAATCGCAAAATGATTACTCTGGCAGAAGAATCTGGTGTTGTATTTAGATTTAATGAAAAAGTATGGGATGTAAACTTACCCGAAGCTAAAATATACACAGGAGAAACAGAAAAAGGCGAATGGAAAGAGTATCAATACGATATGATTTTTGGCTGTGATGGGGCTTTCTCAAGAGTAAGACATAAAATGCAGAGAAGAAGTAGATTTGATTATTCTCAGGATTTTCTGGATGCAGGGTATAAAGAACTAGGGATACCTGCTAATACGGATGGGACACATAAACTTGATAAAAACTCATTGCATATATGGCCAAGAGGGAAGTTTATGTTAATTGCATTGCCCAACTTAGACGGTAGTTTTACGTGTACTTTATTTATGCCTCATGAAGGCGAAAATTCTTTTGAGAGTTTGACCAATGATGATGAAGTAATAGAATTCTGGAAACTACATTTTCCTGATACTATAGAATTCATGCCTACGTTGCTTAAGGATTTTAAGAATAACCCTACGAGTGCTTTGGTTACAATGAAATGCTACCCCTGGACATATTGGGATAAAGTAGCTTTGGTTGGCGATTCTGCTCATGCAATTGTGCCATTTTATGGACAAGGGATCAATGCTGGTTTTGAGGATATTTCGGTGCTGGATGATATTATTGAAGCATATAGAGGGGAGAATTGGCAAGAGATTTTTGAAAAATATCAGGAATCCCGAAAACCAAATGCAGATGCTATAGCAGAGCTTTCTTATCGTAATTTTATGGAAATGAGCAGTAAAACTGCCGATCCAGAGTTTATTTTAAGAAAGAAAATAGAAAAACGATTCTCTGAAAAATATCCTGATAAATGGATTCCACTTTATACTAGAGTAACGTTTACTAATAGACCTTATGCCGAGGCACTGGATATTGGTGACCAACAGGCTAAGGTTATGGATGAGGTCATGAAGCTTGATAATATTGAGGATATTTGGGATACTGATGAGGTATCGCAAGAAATTATAAACCGTTTAGATATTTATAAGATCAATACTAAAAGTATTACCCAATAA
- a CDS encoding aldo/keto reductase, translated as METITDIKGTFRLHNGIDMPYFGLGVYLSDNDREVVNAIQWALDTGYRHIDTASIYKNEEGVGKAIRQSNVSREEIFVVSKVWNSDQGYESTLKAFDKSLERLQLDYLDLYLIHWPVEGKYIETWKALEKLYKDGRIKAIGVSNFMQHHLEDLIENSEIIPMVNQMEFHPYLVQQDLIDFCNKHKIRYEAWSPMMQGKIFKLSILDNLAKKYNKTVAQIVLRWNLQKGVITIPKSAKKERIISNADLFNFELSQEDVTYIDSLDRNQRTGPDPDNFNF; from the coding sequence ATGGAAACAATAACAGATATAAAAGGAACATTCCGGTTACACAACGGAATAGACATGCCGTATTTTGGATTAGGAGTGTATTTATCCGATAATGATCGAGAAGTAGTTAATGCGATTCAATGGGCTTTGGATACAGGATATCGCCATATTGATACTGCAAGTATTTATAAAAACGAAGAAGGTGTTGGGAAAGCCATACGCCAGAGTAATGTGTCTAGAGAAGAGATCTTTGTAGTAAGTAAAGTTTGGAATTCGGATCAAGGATATGAATCAACTCTTAAAGCTTTTGATAAAAGTCTAGAGAGATTACAACTAGATTATCTAGATCTCTATCTCATTCATTGGCCAGTTGAAGGAAAGTATATTGAAACCTGGAAAGCATTGGAAAAACTTTATAAAGATGGAAGGATAAAGGCCATAGGTGTTAGTAATTTTATGCAACATCATCTAGAAGACCTTATAGAAAATTCAGAAATAATACCAATGGTTAATCAAATGGAATTTCATCCATATTTGGTTCAACAGGACTTGATTGATTTTTGCAATAAACATAAAATCCGGTATGAAGCCTGGTCTCCAATGATGCAAGGAAAGATTTTTAAGCTTTCAATATTAGATAATTTGGCAAAAAAATATAATAAGACCGTCGCTCAAATTGTCCTGCGATGGAATTTGCAAAAGGGAGTTATCACCATACCTAAATCGGCTAAAAAAGAAAGAATTATATCTAATGCGGATCTTTTTAATTTTGAATTATCTCAGGAAGATGTAACCTATATTGATTCTCTAGATAGAAATCAAAGAACAGGACCAGATCCTGATAATTTTAATTTTTAG
- a CDS encoding carboxymuconolactone decarboxylase family protein: protein MATFNVPTREEVNTTNQGIFDNLNSALGFVPNLYATYAHSETALENYLNLSNAKTSLKAKEKEVVNLAVSEVNNCVYCLSAHTAIGKMNGFTDEQILELRAGYASFDTKLDALAKLAKNITENRGRTDQDVLDNFFAAGYNKGNLIDTIVLVGDKTISNYIHSTTEVPVDFPVAQPLENATV, encoded by the coding sequence ATGGCAACATTTAATGTACCAACAAGAGAAGAAGTAAATACTACAAATCAAGGAATTTTTGACAATCTTAATAGCGCACTTGGTTTCGTTCCAAATTTATATGCAACCTATGCGCATAGTGAAACTGCATTAGAAAATTATCTAAATCTATCCAATGCAAAAACCTCATTAAAAGCTAAGGAAAAAGAAGTAGTAAATTTAGCAGTGAGCGAAGTAAACAACTGTGTTTATTGTTTATCAGCACATACTGCAATTGGAAAAATGAACGGTTTTACTGATGAGCAAATACTAGAATTAAGAGCAGGATATGCTTCTTTTGACACTAAATTAGATGCTTTAGCAAAATTAGCTAAAAACATTACAGAAAACAGAGGTCGTACAGATCAGGATGTACTGGACAATTTCTTTGCTGCTGGATATAATAAAGGAAACTTAATTGATACTATTGTATTAGTAGGAGACAAAACAATTTCTAACTACATCCATAGCACAACAGAAGTTCCTGTAGATTTTCCTGTAGCACAACCACTCGAAAACGCAACTGTATAA
- a CDS encoding bifunctional 2-polyprenyl-6-hydroxyphenol methylase/3-demethylubiquinol 3-O-methyltransferase UbiG, whose amino-acid sequence MSKEFQKYFKTNQATWNEKVAVHASSNFYDLELFRKGKTSLKQFELEGLGDVSGKSLLHLQCHFGQDTLSWSRMGAKCIGVDLSEKGIELAKQLTTELQLDADFICCNVLDTSDYIKDQFDIVFTSYGVIGWLPDLKPWGKMIAEKLKTGGVFYIVEFHPIVWMFDYLEGTPKIKYGYHQKEAIYEEYEGTYADTSSKMISKEYGWNHGLGEVVSALSEAGLTIEYLREYDESPYDVFPNLTENKNGMFESSDKLFPLLFAIKAFK is encoded by the coding sequence ATGTCTAAGGAATTTCAAAAGTATTTTAAAACTAACCAAGCAACCTGGAATGAGAAAGTAGCGGTTCATGCATCTAGTAATTTTTATGATTTGGAATTATTTCGAAAAGGTAAAACTTCGTTGAAGCAATTTGAATTAGAAGGATTAGGTGATGTTTCTGGGAAATCACTATTACATTTACAATGTCATTTTGGTCAAGATACATTAAGCTGGAGTAGGATGGGAGCAAAATGTATTGGTGTAGATCTTTCTGAAAAAGGTATCGAATTGGCAAAACAATTAACTACAGAATTACAGTTAGATGCCGATTTTATATGTTGTAATGTTCTAGATACTTCAGATTATATAAAAGATCAGTTTGATATTGTATTTACCAGTTATGGTGTTATTGGATGGTTACCAGATTTAAAACCTTGGGGTAAGATGATTGCCGAGAAATTGAAAACAGGAGGTGTTTTTTATATAGTAGAGTTTCATCCGATCGTTTGGATGTTTGACTATCTCGAAGGAACTCCTAAGATTAAGTATGGATATCATCAGAAAGAAGCCATCTATGAAGAATATGAAGGCACGTATGCGGATACGAGTTCTAAAATGATCAGTAAAGAATATGGTTGGAATCATGGTTTGGGAGAAGTTGTTTCGGCATTATCCGAAGCTGGATTAACCATTGAATACCTTAGAGAATATGATGAATCACCGTATGATGTTTTTCCTAATTTGACAGAGAATAAAAATGGAATGTTTGAGAGTTCTGATAAATTATTTCCACTACTGTTTGCGATTAAAGCATTTAAGTAA
- a CDS encoding response regulator: MKKPIIFALDDDPQVLRAVTRDLKSEYRKEYRVMSTESANDALEALENLKKKNEVVALFLVDQRMPEMLGVEFLKKAKQFFPDAKKVLLTAYSDTDAAIRAINDVQLDYYLTKPWNPPEEKLYPTLNDLLDTWQINFQPEFDGIKVVGYQYSPKSHDIKDFLSGNLFPFQWLDAETSDKAKEIIELYKLVPTDLPVISLEDGNCYKNPDIIELATALGLNAHPQDNLYDVVIIGAGPSGLAAAVYGGSEGLKTLLIEKHAPGGQAGTSSRIENYLGFPNGLSGQELTHRAITQAKRFGIEFLSPQEVTSITEKDGYKSILLGNGECISAKSVVITTGVNYRKLEAEGIENYTGAGIYYGSSMTEAQACANKEVYIVGGGNSAGQSAVYLSKFAKNVYISVRKKDLTSSMSSYLIDQIDAIDNITLLGNTNVTRALGEKERLTALELTDSITSETKIVDADALFIFIGAKPYTDWIALDIIKNERGFIETGRDLNRYDNFKKIWKKDREPFLLETCSPGIFASGDVRAGAMNRVASAVGEGAMAIKFVHEYLAET; encoded by the coding sequence ATGAAAAAACCTATCATATTTGCCCTTGATGATGATCCTCAAGTTTTACGAGCTGTAACTCGCGATTTAAAATCAGAGTATCGAAAAGAATATCGGGTTATGAGCACAGAATCCGCCAATGATGCCTTAGAAGCTTTAGAAAATTTAAAAAAGAAAAATGAGGTTGTCGCTTTATTTCTAGTGGATCAAAGAATGCCTGAAATGCTAGGCGTAGAATTTCTCAAAAAAGCTAAACAATTTTTTCCGGATGCTAAAAAAGTACTGCTTACAGCATATTCTGATACCGATGCAGCTATTAGAGCTATTAATGATGTACAGCTAGATTATTATCTTACAAAACCTTGGAATCCACCAGAAGAAAAACTATATCCTACACTAAATGATTTATTAGATACTTGGCAAATAAATTTTCAACCAGAGTTTGATGGCATAAAAGTGGTTGGTTATCAATATTCTCCAAAATCTCATGACATTAAAGATTTTTTATCTGGCAATTTATTTCCTTTTCAATGGCTGGACGCAGAAACCAGTGATAAGGCTAAAGAAATCATTGAACTATATAAACTAGTACCAACTGACCTTCCAGTAATTTCGTTAGAAGATGGTAATTGTTATAAAAATCCTGATATAATAGAATTAGCTACTGCACTAGGTCTAAACGCTCATCCGCAAGACAATTTATATGATGTGGTAATTATTGGAGCAGGGCCCTCGGGATTAGCAGCTGCAGTTTATGGTGGGTCTGAAGGCCTAAAAACCTTACTTATAGAAAAACATGCTCCTGGAGGGCAAGCGGGAACCAGCTCTAGAATAGAGAATTATCTTGGATTTCCTAATGGATTAAGCGGCCAGGAATTAACACATCGTGCGATTACACAAGCTAAGCGATTCGGGATAGAGTTCTTGTCTCCCCAGGAAGTTACTTCAATTACAGAAAAAGATGGATATAAAAGTATTTTATTAGGTAATGGTGAATGTATCAGTGCTAAAAGTGTAGTCATCACAACTGGTGTAAACTATAGAAAGCTTGAAGCCGAAGGTATAGAAAATTATACTGGAGCAGGTATTTATTATGGCTCATCTATGACTGAAGCACAAGCCTGCGCCAATAAAGAAGTATATATTGTGGGGGGTGGCAACTCTGCAGGACAATCTGCAGTTTACCTTTCTAAATTTGCAAAGAATGTATATATCTCTGTTCGCAAAAAAGATCTTACCAGTAGTATGTCAAGCTATCTCATTGATCAAATCGATGCTATTGACAACATCACATTATTAGGTAATACCAATGTTACGAGAGCTCTAGGAGAAAAAGAAAGACTTACTGCACTAGAGCTAACAGATAGTATAACTTCTGAAACTAAAATAGTGGATGCAGATGCCTTATTCATATTTATAGGAGCAAAACCCTATACGGATTGGATTGCATTAGACATCATAAAAAATGAAAGAGGCTTTATTGAGACAGGAAGAGATCTCAATCGATATGATAATTTTAAAAAAATCTGGAAAAAAGATCGAGAACCCTTCTTACTAGAGACCTGTAGTCCAGGTATCTTTGCTTCTGGTGATGTCCGAGCTGGTGCGATGAACAGAGTGGCATCTGCTGTTGGTGAAGGTGCAATGGCCATAAAATTTGTACACGAATATTTAGCAGAAACATAA
- a CDS encoding cupredoxin domain-containing protein, which produces MKKLITLFTFIFAITLSASAQEVKTVSLEQTKGEFTQKQVTLSEGSYVFNISNNNSGTDVGFVLVPAGKDASDPKNHIQAAYVTKVVAEGKTESSKTVTLQKGEYNYFCPLNKTPQYKLIVE; this is translated from the coding sequence ATGAAAAAGTTAATCACATTATTCACATTTATTTTTGCAATTACATTAAGCGCATCAGCACAAGAAGTTAAAACAGTTTCTTTAGAGCAAACTAAAGGAGAGTTTACTCAGAAACAAGTTACCTTATCAGAAGGAAGTTATGTTTTCAATATTTCGAACAATAACTCGGGAACAGATGTAGGTTTTGTATTAGTACCTGCAGGGAAAGATGCTTCTGATCCTAAAAACCATATCCAAGCGGCGTATGTAACTAAAGTAGTTGCAGAAGGAAAAACAGAAAGTTCTAAAACAGTAACATTACAAAAAGGAGAGTATAATTACTTCTGTCCTTTAAATAAAACTCCACAATACAAATTGATTGTAGAGTAA
- a CDS encoding DoxX family membrane protein: MKNALPLVLRIIVAIILIQTLRFKFTAHPDSVYIFSKVGLEPYGRIVIGIAELIAGVLLLIPKTVWIGATLTLGVIGGAIFMHITKLGIEINDDGGILFITAMLTFILSAIILWIKRKEIKFF; the protein is encoded by the coding sequence ATGAAGAATGCCTTACCCCTGGTATTGAGGATAATTGTTGCTATTATTCTCATACAAACCCTTAGATTTAAATTTACTGCTCATCCGGATAGTGTCTATATCTTTTCTAAAGTTGGCCTGGAGCCATACGGCAGAATAGTTATAGGAATTGCAGAACTAATAGCCGGTGTTTTACTATTAATCCCTAAAACCGTTTGGATCGGAGCTACATTAACTTTAGGAGTGATTGGTGGCGCCATCTTTATGCATATTACAAAATTGGGAATAGAAATTAATGATGATGGAGGAATCCTATTTATTACAGCAATGTTAACTTTTATTCTTAGCGCAATAATATTGTGGATTAAAAGAAAAGAGATCAAGTTTTTCTAA
- a CDS encoding VOC family protein has protein sequence MEKLSPFHLAIPVDNLNLARDFYNNTLELDEGRSSDHWVDFNFFGHQLVIHHKQKSNSDTAHHNSVDGKEVPVPHFGIILEWEIWQNFANMLSEKNVKFVIEPYIRFKGEVGEQATMFFCDPCGNALEFKSFKDPSQIFSK, from the coding sequence ATGGAAAAACTTTCTCCTTTTCATCTAGCAATCCCCGTTGATAACTTAAATCTTGCCAGAGATTTTTATAATAACACATTAGAACTGGATGAAGGTAGAAGCAGTGATCACTGGGTGGACTTTAACTTTTTTGGGCATCAATTAGTGATACATCATAAACAAAAATCAAATTCTGACACTGCACATCATAATAGTGTTGACGGCAAAGAAGTACCTGTGCCTCATTTCGGTATTATTTTAGAATGGGAAATATGGCAAAATTTTGCCAATATGCTTTCTGAAAAAAACGTAAAATTCGTAATTGAGCCGTATATAAGATTTAAAGGAGAAGTTGGAGAACAAGCTACTATGTTTTTTTGCGATCCTTGCGGAAATGCGCTAGAATTCAAATCATTTAAAGATCCATCTCAGATTTTTTCGAAATAG
- a CDS encoding ATP-binding protein: MKPTTQNLQQIPEFIQVPDDQLQWLIDKSYVEILKQGEYLFQKGDPIDKLFIVLEGKIEIKVEQNGNYKHVALMDTNQIGGLLPFSRASSALGFGEVLEDSDVLVLKKSCFKEMISNHYELTETLVHKMTSRVREFTKDNVQAEKMMSLGKLSAGLAHELNNPASAMVRSAKALKEHLGNVPEKFKRVVSIRATDKEIDVINTILFEKLNNRPENNMKLTERNEKEDELEEWLEDHGVNNSYELTETLLDFCMDIEAMEEVYKATGDKNFPSAIEWIENVLTTEKMVDEIDEASDRISNLVGSIKSYTHMDRAPEKTPTDIHIGLKSTLIMLNHKLKKKNISLEKDFQENLPEARVFVSEINQVWTNLIDNAVDAMDHSGVLKIKTSKDQEFLKVEIIDNGEGIPEEHLNNIFDPFFTTKAIGEGTGMGLEVVQRIINQHEGDIRVKSRKGETIFTVCLPIN; encoded by the coding sequence ATGAAACCTACCACACAAAACCTTCAGCAAATCCCAGAGTTTATTCAGGTTCCAGATGATCAATTACAATGGTTAATTGACAAATCTTATGTAGAAATTTTAAAACAAGGTGAGTATCTTTTTCAGAAAGGTGATCCCATTGATAAACTTTTTATTGTTCTGGAAGGAAAGATTGAGATTAAAGTTGAACAAAATGGAAACTACAAGCATGTAGCCTTAATGGATACAAATCAAATCGGTGGATTACTTCCTTTTTCAAGAGCTAGTTCCGCCTTAGGCTTTGGAGAAGTACTAGAAGATAGCGATGTTTTAGTCCTCAAAAAATCCTGTTTCAAAGAAATGATCTCCAATCATTATGAACTTACTGAAACATTGGTACATAAAATGACCTCTCGAGTCAGAGAGTTTACCAAAGATAATGTCCAGGCAGAAAAAATGATGTCACTAGGAAAATTATCTGCGGGATTGGCACATGAGCTTAATAACCCTGCTTCTGCTATGGTACGAAGTGCCAAAGCGCTAAAGGAACATCTAGGTAATGTTCCTGAAAAGTTTAAAAGAGTCGTTTCTATTAGAGCTACGGATAAAGAAATAGATGTTATCAATACTATTCTTTTTGAGAAACTAAATAATCGCCCAGAAAATAATATGAAACTCACTGAGCGTAATGAAAAAGAAGATGAACTAGAAGAATGGTTAGAAGATCATGGTGTAAACAATAGTTACGAATTGACAGAGACATTGTTAGACTTCTGTATGGATATAGAAGCAATGGAAGAAGTTTATAAAGCTACAGGTGACAAAAACTTTCCTAGTGCAATCGAATGGATTGAAAATGTATTAACCACAGAAAAAATGGTTGATGAAATTGACGAAGCTTCTGATAGGATATCCAATCTGGTAGGCTCTATTAAAAGTTATACACATATGGATCGCGCTCCCGAAAAAACCCCAACAGACATCCATATCGGTTTAAAAAGCACTCTTATCATGCTTAACCATAAACTGAAAAAGAAAAATATATCCTTAGAAAAAGATTTTCAAGAAAATCTACCAGAAGCAAGGGTTTTTGTTAGTGAAATTAATCAAGTCTGGACTAATCTCATTGATAATGCAGTTGATGCCATGGATCACTCTGGAGTTTTGAAAATAAAAACCTCTAAAGATCAAGAATTCCTAAAAGTGGAAATTATTGACAATGGCGAAGGGATTCCAGAAGAGCATCTGAACAATATTTTTGATCCTTTTTTTACCACCAAAGCTATTGGAGAAGGGACAGGAATGGGATTAGAAGTAGTGCAAAGAATTATTAATCAACATGAAGGTGATATTAGGGTAAAATCTAGAAAAGGAGAAACAATATTTACCGTTTGTTTACCGATCAATTAG
- a CDS encoding aldehyde dehydrogenase family protein, with translation MNYQEIINTQKAFFNTNTTKDISFRVKELKRLKSVLQKSEELLYQAIYQDFKKSKYETYTTELAIIYHEIDLALVSIKKWSKRKSVSTGLANLPGRSYIIPEPFGTVLVMGAWNYPYQLSIVPAIAAIAAGCTVILKPSEIPSNSSSVMAKIIGENFDSKFFKVIEGGVKETTELLKIKFDKIFFTGSIQVGKIVYQAAAKHLTPVTLELGGKSPAIITKDVNIDMTAKRLVWAKFLNTGQTCIAPDYIMVASSVQDQLLLAIKKHIESADYKIENQNYTQIVNQKNFERLQNFIEEDKVYFGGHCDAETRVISPTVMSGVTFSDKVMQEEIFGPILPVISFDDLDNAIADIKTLSKPLSCYIFTKNKAVKNKILNEISFGGGAVNDAVMHFMEQNLPFGGVGDSGMGNYHGKAGFETFSHYKSILQKSFLIELNLKYSPYTSSKLKWLKRLIG, from the coding sequence ATGAATTATCAAGAAATCATTAATACTCAAAAGGCTTTTTTTAATACAAACACTACTAAGGATATATCTTTTAGAGTTAAGGAATTAAAGCGTTTAAAAAGTGTTCTACAAAAAAGTGAGGAACTATTATATCAAGCTATTTATCAAGATTTTAAAAAATCAAAATACGAAACTTACACCACGGAGTTAGCTATTATTTATCATGAGATTGATCTTGCACTGGTAAGTATTAAGAAATGGTCTAAAAGAAAAAGTGTTTCTACAGGGCTAGCAAACCTTCCAGGAAGAAGCTATATTATACCAGAACCCTTTGGGACTGTATTAGTAATGGGAGCGTGGAATTATCCTTATCAATTATCAATAGTTCCTGCGATAGCTGCAATAGCAGCAGGTTGTACGGTTATTCTTAAACCAAGTGAGATTCCATCAAATTCTTCTTCTGTAATGGCTAAGATTATAGGTGAAAATTTTGACTCTAAGTTTTTTAAAGTAATCGAAGGAGGTGTAAAAGAGACCACTGAATTATTAAAGATCAAGTTTGATAAAATCTTTTTTACCGGAAGCATTCAAGTGGGTAAAATCGTCTATCAGGCCGCAGCCAAACATCTTACTCCCGTTACCTTAGAATTAGGAGGAAAAAGCCCTGCTATTATTACAAAAGATGTTAATATTGATATGACCGCCAAACGTTTAGTTTGGGCAAAATTTTTAAACACAGGTCAGACATGCATAGCTCCAGACTATATCATGGTAGCGTCTTCGGTACAAGACCAATTATTACTGGCGATCAAAAAACATATAGAAAGTGCTGATTATAAAATAGAAAATCAAAATTACACTCAAATTGTAAATCAAAAAAACTTCGAAAGATTACAAAATTTTATTGAAGAAGATAAAGTATATTTTGGAGGTCACTGCGATGCTGAGACTAGAGTCATATCTCCTACAGTTATGAGTGGAGTTACATTCTCCGACAAAGTAATGCAAGAAGAGATTTTTGGTCCTATTCTTCCCGTTATATCCTTTGACGATTTAGATAATGCCATTGCGGATATTAAAACGCTGTCAAAACCTTTATCTTGTTATATTTTTACTAAAAATAAAGCAGTGAAAAATAAAATCCTAAATGAAATATCATTTGGTGGTGGAGCTGTAAATGATGCGGTTATGCATTTTATGGAACAAAACCTCCCATTTGGAGGTGTTGGAGATAGCGGTATGGGTAATTACCATGGTAAAGCAGGATTCGAAACATTCTCTCATTATAAAAGTATTTTGCAAAAATCCTTTTTAATAGAATTAAATCTTAAATACTCACCTTATACAAGTTCTAAGTTAAAATGGTTGAAGAGACTTATTGGGTAA
- a CDS encoding sterol desaturase family protein — protein MDFIQPLKYGVPLFLVLIVVELAYSKHHDEHKNLYNWKDLSASFTMGLGSAFLGPFLKTVFSVVLFTFMYNLFNPEVNGIRTNIMGWESFSYAWYVWLLCQLADDFTYYWFHRQNHMVRALWAAHIVHHSSDNFNLGTAVRNGWFTLLYKPLFYMWMPIVGFPPEMVIVCLGIEALWQFQLHSVFIPKMGFIEKIFNTHTMHQVHHAKNVEYMDKNHGGFLNIFDKIFGTWKELDDDIEVQYGVTHAPNSYNPWVILTHEYKDIWNDTKKSKNWYHKFMYIFGPPGWSHDGSTLTVKQMQKQLELEKRMSVES, from the coding sequence ATGGATTTTATACAGCCCCTAAAGTATGGTGTACCTTTGTTTCTGGTACTTATCGTGGTAGAATTAGCATATAGTAAACATCATGATGAGCATAAAAACTTATATAACTGGAAGGATTTATCTGCCAGTTTCACAATGGGTCTTGGATCCGCATTTTTAGGACCTTTTCTGAAGACGGTTTTTTCGGTAGTCCTATTTACGTTTATGTACAACCTTTTTAACCCAGAAGTTAATGGCATTCGCACTAATATTATGGGTTGGGAATCTTTTAGTTATGCGTGGTATGTATGGCTACTATGTCAATTAGCCGATGATTTTACATATTATTGGTTTCATAGACAAAATCATATGGTAAGAGCACTCTGGGCAGCTCATATTGTTCATCATTCATCCGATAACTTTAATCTCGGAACGGCTGTTCGTAATGGATGGTTCACTCTTTTATACAAACCTTTGTTTTATATGTGGATGCCAATTGTAGGGTTTCCTCCAGAAATGGTTATTGTTTGTCTTGGTATAGAAGCATTATGGCAATTTCAATTACATTCTGTATTTATTCCAAAAATGGGATTTATAGAAAAGATTTTTAATACACATACAATGCATCAGGTACACCATGCCAAGAATGTAGAATATATGGATAAGAATCACGGAGGATTCTTGAATATTTTTGATAAGATATTCGGAACCTGGAAAGAACTAGATGATGATATTGAAGTACAATACGGAGTAACACATGCTCCAAACTCTTATAACCCTTGGGTCATTCTTACACATGAGTATAAAGACATATGGAATGACACTAAAAAATCTAAAAACTGGTATCATAAGTTCATGTACATTTTTGGTCCTCCAGGATGGAGTCATGACGGTAGCACACTCACTGTAAAACAAATGCAAAAACAACTCGAATTAGAGAAACGTATGAGCGTTGAATCGTAA